A region of Paralichthys olivaceus isolate ysfri-2021 chromosome 24, ASM2471397v2, whole genome shotgun sequence DNA encodes the following proteins:
- the LOC109644983 gene encoding mid1-interacting protein 1-B-like: MMHPSESCNHRKSLFNTMNRFIGAVNNMDQTVMVPSLLRDVPLDDVGDVKTVTDDTASNGSACFQQDADMYSSYVLLKSIRSVMEWGVLQGDGRGKERVGESEDDDLEKQFHFHLNGLHAVLSKLTRKANTLTNRYKEEIGCGNL, encoded by the coding sequence ATGATGCACCCGTCTGAGTCCTGCAACCACAGGAAGTCGCTCTTCAACACCATGAACCGCTTCATCGGTGCCGTCAACAACATGGACCAGACTGTGATGGTGCCCAGTCTGCTGCGGGACGTCCCGCTGGACGATGTCGGAGACGTGAAGACGGTCACCGACGACACCGCCTCCAACGGCTCCGCCTGCTTCCAACAGGACGCCGACATGTACAGTTCGTACGTCCTGCTCAAGTCCATCCGCAGTGTCATGGAGTGGGGCGTCCTGCAGGGGGATGGGCgggggaaggagagggtgggCGAGTCAGAGGACGACGACCTGGAGAAGCAGTTTCATTTTCACCTGAACGGACTCCACGCGGTTTTGTCCAAACTCACACGCAAAGCCAACACGTTAACGAACCGCTACAAGGAGGAGATCGGCTGCGGAAACttatag
- the LOC109644984 gene encoding tetraspanin-7-like isoform X2, which yields MSRRRMETKPVIFCVKTLLLLYSFIFWVTGVVLLSVGLWWKFMLDPYMLLISSSPSHTPYVLAGTGAAIVLFGLFGCFATCRGRPWMLKLYAAFLCLVFMTELIAGISGFIFRHEIKGTFLTTYSEAVMNYNGRDDRSLAVDSVQRRLHCCGVYNYTTWFSSVYFPVSGIPASCCVSFSDCSGDDLKNTTLASRKVYKQGCYELVTSFIESNMGIIAGVTFGVAFSQLLGVSLACCLSRFINANQYEMV from the exons ATGTCTCGCAGGAGGATGGAAACTAAGCCAGTGATTTTCTGTGTgaagacgctgctgctgctctactCCTTCATCTTCTGG GTGACAGGTGTGGTGCTTCTGTCGGTGGGGTTATGGTGGAAGTTCATGTTGGACCCCTACATGTTACTGATCTCCAGTAGCCCCTCCCACACTCCGTATGTCCTCGCCGGCACCGGCGCTGCCATCGTGCTGTTTGGACTGTTCGGCTGCTTCGccacctgcagggggcgccCCTGGATGTTGAAACTG TACGCTGCGTTCTTGTGTCTGGTCTTCATGACGGAACTCATCGCTGGAATCTCTGGATTCATCTTTCGTCACgag ATCAAAGGGACTTTTCTCACCACGTACAGTGAAGCAGTGATGAACTATAACGGACGAGACGACAGGAGTCTGGCTGTGGACAGTGTCCAACGTAGA ttacaCTGCTGTGGAGTTTACAACTACACCACCTGGTTCAGCAGCGTCTATTTTCCTGTCAGTGGGATTCCTGCCAGCTGCTGCGTTAGTTTCTCCGACTGCAGTGGAGACGACCTGAAGAACACAACGCTGGCCTCACGAAAAGTCTACAAacag ggttgTTATGAGCTGGTGACGTCGTTCATCGAGAGCAACATGGGAATCATCGCTGGAGTCACGTTCGGAGTCGCCTTCTCTCAG ttgctCGGAGTGTCTCTGGCCTGTTGTCTTTCTCGCTTCATCAACGCCAACCAGTACGAGATGGTTTAa
- the LOC109644984 gene encoding tetraspanin-7-like isoform X1, whose translation MSRRRMETKPVIFCVKTLLLLYSFIFWVTGVVLLSVGLWWKFMLDPYMLLISSSPSHTPYVLAGTGAAIVLFGLFGCFATCRGRPWMLKLYAAFLCLVFMTELIAGISGFIFRHEVKTQEPLTSCQSLNVVHANRVRVFTCVFTCVFMCVFTCVYMCVYVCVYVCVYVCLPVCLRVCLHVCLRVCLCVCLRVFTCVFTCVFTCVFTCVFTCVFTCVFTCVFTCVFTCVFTCVFTCVYMCVYVCLPVCLRVCLHVCLHVCLRVCLRVCLHVCLCVCLPVCLRVCLRVCLHVCLRVFTCVFTCVFTCVFTCVFTCVQIKGTFLTTYSEAVMNYNGRDDRSLAVDSVQRRLHCCGVYNYTTWFSSVYFPVSGIPASCCVSFSDCSGDDLKNTTLASRKVYKQGCYELVTSFIESNMGIIAGVTFGVAFSQLLGVSLACCLSRFINANQYEMV comes from the exons ATGTCTCGCAGGAGGATGGAAACTAAGCCAGTGATTTTCTGTGTgaagacgctgctgctgctctactCCTTCATCTTCTGG GTGACAGGTGTGGTGCTTCTGTCGGTGGGGTTATGGTGGAAGTTCATGTTGGACCCCTACATGTTACTGATCTCCAGTAGCCCCTCCCACACTCCGTATGTCCTCGCCGGCACCGGCGCTGCCATCGTGCTGTTTGGACTGTTCGGCTGCTTCGccacctgcagggggcgccCCTGGATGTTGAAACTG TACGCTGCGTTCTTGTGTCTGGTCTTCATGACGGAACTCATCGCTGGAATCTCTGGATTCATCTTTCGTCACgaggtgaaaacacaagaaCCTTTAACATCATGTCAAAGCCTGAATGTAGTTCATGCTAACAGAGTacgtgtgtttacgtgtgtgtttacgtgtgtgtttatgtgtgtgtttacgtgtgtttacatgtgtgtttacgtgtgtgtttacgtgtgtgtttacgtgtgtttacctgtgtgtttacgtgtgtgtttacatgtgtgtttacgtgtgtgtttatgtgtgtgtttacgtgtgtttacatgtgtgtttacgtgtgtgtttacatgtgtgtttacatgtgtgtttacgtgtgtgtttacgtgtgtgtttacatgtgtgtttacgtgtgtgtttacatgtgtgtttacatgtgtgtttacgtgtgtttacatgtgtgtttacgtgtgtttacctgtgtgtttacgtgtgtgtttacatgtgtgtttacatgtgtgtttacgtgtgtgtttacgtgtgtgtttacatgtgtgtttatgtgtgtgtttacctgtgtgtttacgtgtgtgtttacgtgtgtgtttacatgtgtgtttacgtgtgtttacctgtgtgtttacatgtgtgtttacgtgtgtgtttacatgtgtgtttacatgtgtgcagATCAAAGGGACTTTTCTCACCACGTACAGTGAAGCAGTGATGAACTATAACGGACGAGACGACAGGAGTCTGGCTGTGGACAGTGTCCAACGTAGA ttacaCTGCTGTGGAGTTTACAACTACACCACCTGGTTCAGCAGCGTCTATTTTCCTGTCAGTGGGATTCCTGCCAGCTGCTGCGTTAGTTTCTCCGACTGCAGTGGAGACGACCTGAAGAACACAACGCTGGCCTCACGAAAAGTCTACAAacag ggttgTTATGAGCTGGTGACGTCGTTCATCGAGAGCAACATGGGAATCATCGCTGGAGTCACGTTCGGAGTCGCCTTCTCTCAG ttgctCGGAGTGTCTCTGGCCTGTTGTCTTTCTCGCTTCATCAACGCCAACCAGTACGAGATGGTTTAa